A single window of Leclercia adecarboxylata DNA harbors:
- a CDS encoding transketolase: MNPFSLSVAELETRARSIRRRIIVLNAESPAGGHTGADLSQVELLTALYFRILNCSPQLKDSDERDIYIQSKGHAVGGYYCVLAEAGFIPVEWLSTYQHADSHLPGHPVKHKTPGIELNTGALGHGLPVAVGIALAAKRNNSKRRVFVVTGDGELAEGSNWEAALVAAHYQLDNLFIINDKNNLQLAGSTKEILNTDPLDEKWRAFGLEVTGCNGNDMADVVATLEGLKPNGKPHVVIAHTTKGAGISFIQGRPEWHHRVPKGEEVELALEELKDE; the protein is encoded by the coding sequence ATGAATCCGTTTTCGCTCTCCGTCGCGGAGCTCGAAACCCGGGCGCGTTCGATTCGTCGCCGGATCATTGTGCTGAATGCCGAAAGCCCGGCGGGCGGCCATACCGGCGCCGATCTTTCGCAGGTCGAACTGCTGACCGCCCTCTACTTTCGCATTCTGAACTGCTCCCCGCAGCTGAAGGACAGCGATGAGCGCGATATCTATATCCAGTCAAAAGGCCATGCGGTGGGCGGGTATTACTGCGTGCTGGCCGAGGCCGGGTTTATTCCCGTCGAGTGGCTCTCCACCTATCAGCATGCCGACTCTCACCTGCCGGGCCACCCGGTGAAACACAAAACCCCTGGCATTGAGCTGAATACCGGCGCGCTGGGACATGGTCTGCCGGTAGCGGTGGGGATCGCCCTGGCCGCGAAACGCAACAACAGCAAGCGTCGGGTGTTTGTGGTGACCGGCGACGGTGAGCTGGCGGAAGGCAGCAACTGGGAAGCCGCGCTGGTCGCCGCTCATTATCAGCTGGATAACCTTTTTATTATCAATGACAAAAACAACCTCCAGCTGGCGGGCTCTACCAAAGAGATCCTCAACACCGATCCGCTGGATGAGAAGTGGAGAGCCTTCGGCCTGGAAGTGACCGGCTGCAACGGCAATGACATGGCGGATGTGGTCGCCACGCTGGAAGGACTGAAGCCCAACGGCAAGCCGCATGTGGTGATTGCCCATACCACCAAGGGCGCGGGAATTTCATTTATTCAGGGACGGCCTGAATGGCACCACCGCGTGCCGAAAGGGGAAGAAGTTGAACTGGCGCTGGAGGAACTGAAAGATGAGTAA
- a CDS encoding type IV secretion protein Rhs: MSNGINRGGLRLLTLGEINLARTLYAFSIRYNEVWIHRSSYLPFNMQANNVAMAPNGEIYFQEGVYEPDFSQPHVKNDRIGGQHIFLHEMMHVWQHQRGMMVRTRGAFSWAVDYNYELNKPNLMDYGIENQACIVSDYWLLKTYGFCNRNDLYRLKNYDSSEPTLKLMARYQKVLGSFPH, encoded by the coding sequence ATGTCGAATGGAATAAATCGCGGAGGTCTGCGGTTATTGACCCTTGGTGAAATTAACCTGGCCCGCACGCTCTACGCTTTTAGTATTCGTTATAACGAAGTATGGATTCACCGCAGCAGCTACCTTCCTTTCAATATGCAGGCGAACAACGTCGCCATGGCGCCAAACGGCGAAATATATTTTCAGGAAGGGGTGTATGAGCCTGATTTTTCACAGCCACACGTCAAAAATGATCGCATAGGCGGTCAGCACATATTTCTGCATGAAATGATGCATGTCTGGCAACACCAGCGCGGGATGATGGTAAGAACGCGTGGCGCATTCTCATGGGCTGTTGATTACAACTATGAGCTCAATAAACCAAATTTGATGGACTACGGCATAGAAAATCAGGCATGTATCGTGAGTGATTACTGGTTGCTCAAAACCTATGGATTCTGTAATCGAAACGACCTGTATCGCCTCAAAAACTATGACTCGTCAGAGCCTACCCTCAAACTTATGGCTCGATATCAGAAAGTGCTTGGGAGTTTCCCGCATTGA
- a CDS encoding sugar-binding transcriptional regulator, whose protein sequence is MSKQDEQRLLVKIATLYYSENKKQSEIASLLHLSQSFVSRALTRCQKEGLVKITVVQPTNIFVSLEKALEEQYGIRQTIVVDVGENPSSAQIKHAIGSAAAHYVETRLRPEDLVGISSWSSTIRCMVDEMHPQNIRAAGVIQLLGGVGPNGNVQATILTQQLAAHLGCPAGLLPSQSIEHSVEERARLVSSPDVAAVVGKFAEVDVAIVGIGELEPSQLLKNSGNYYNEDMLKLLAERGAVGDICLHYYDAKGEPVLSPEEDPVIGMELAQIRACPQVIALAGGEEKRNAIRGALEGKYIDVLITDYPTARSLLKA, encoded by the coding sequence ATGTCGAAGCAGGATGAACAGCGACTGCTGGTTAAGATCGCCACACTTTACTACAGCGAGAATAAAAAGCAGTCCGAGATTGCCTCGCTGCTGCATCTCTCGCAGTCCTTTGTCTCACGGGCGCTGACCCGCTGCCAGAAAGAGGGGCTGGTCAAAATTACCGTGGTGCAACCGACCAACATTTTTGTCTCGCTGGAAAAGGCGCTGGAAGAGCAGTATGGCATCCGCCAGACCATCGTGGTGGACGTGGGGGAGAACCCGTCCAGCGCCCAGATTAAGCACGCCATCGGCAGCGCGGCGGCGCACTATGTTGAAACCCGCCTGCGCCCGGAAGATCTGGTCGGGATCTCCTCCTGGAGCAGCACCATCCGCTGCATGGTGGATGAGATGCACCCGCAGAATATCCGCGCCGCCGGGGTGATCCAGCTGCTGGGCGGCGTCGGGCCGAACGGCAACGTGCAGGCGACGATCCTCACCCAGCAGCTGGCGGCGCACCTCGGCTGCCCGGCAGGGCTGTTGCCGTCCCAGAGCATTGAGCACTCGGTGGAGGAGCGCGCCCGGCTGGTGAGCAGCCCGGACGTGGCGGCGGTGGTGGGCAAATTCGCCGAAGTGGACGTGGCGATTGTCGGCATCGGCGAACTGGAGCCGTCGCAGCTGCTGAAAAACTCCGGCAACTACTACAACGAAGATATGCTCAAACTGCTGGCCGAGCGCGGGGCGGTAGGGGACATCTGCCTGCACTACTACGATGCGAAAGGCGAGCCGGTGCTGAGCCCGGAAGAAGATCCGGTGATCGGCATGGAGCTGGCGCAGATCCGCGCCTGTCCGCAGGTGATTGCCCTGGCCGGTGGGGAAGAAAAGCGCAACGCCATTCGCGGGGCGCTGGAAGGGAAGTACATCGACGTGTTGATCACCGATTACCCGACGGCGCGGAGTTTGTTGAAAGCGTAG
- a CDS encoding transketolase family protein has translation MSNSEHLATVMVNAFIDAVERGVDLVPVVADSTSTAKIAPFMQRFPGRLVNVGIAEQTLVGAAAGLAIGGKIAVTCNAAPFLISRANEQIKVDVCYNNTNVKLFGLNAGASYGPLASTHHSIDDIAIMRGFGNIEIYAPSSPNECRQIIDYALDHVGPVYIRLDGKNLPELHDESYRFAPGKIDVLRTGHDVALVAMGSTVHEIVEAAAQLAEEGIDATVISVPSIRPCDTQQLLAAIAPCKAVVSVEEHNVNGGVGSLVAEVLAEAGCAVPLKRLGIPDGQYAIAADRASTRARHEIDVAGVVKHAREMLTRQIC, from the coding sequence ATGAGTAATAGCGAACACCTTGCCACGGTGATGGTTAATGCCTTTATTGACGCCGTCGAACGCGGCGTGGACCTGGTGCCGGTGGTGGCAGACTCCACCTCCACGGCGAAAATCGCCCCCTTTATGCAGCGTTTCCCGGGCCGGCTGGTTAACGTCGGCATCGCCGAGCAGACGCTGGTGGGCGCCGCTGCCGGTCTGGCGATTGGCGGCAAGATCGCCGTCACCTGTAACGCCGCGCCCTTTTTGATTTCACGTGCCAACGAGCAGATCAAAGTCGACGTCTGCTACAACAACACTAACGTGAAGCTGTTCGGCCTGAACGCCGGCGCCAGCTACGGCCCGCTCGCCAGTACCCACCACAGCATCGACGATATCGCCATTATGCGCGGCTTCGGCAATATCGAAATTTACGCCCCGTCGAGCCCGAACGAGTGCCGCCAGATCATCGACTACGCCCTCGACCATGTGGGCCCGGTCTATATCCGTCTCGACGGCAAAAATCTGCCGGAACTGCACGATGAAAGCTACCGTTTTGCCCCGGGCAAGATTGACGTCCTGCGCACCGGCCACGACGTGGCGCTGGTGGCGATGGGATCGACGGTGCATGAAATAGTGGAAGCCGCCGCACAACTCGCGGAAGAAGGTATTGACGCCACTGTTATCAGCGTTCCATCTATTCGTCCCTGTGATACCCAACAGCTGCTGGCGGCAATCGCCCCCTGCAAGGCGGTGGTGAGCGTCGAGGAGCATAACGTCAACGGCGGCGTCGGCAGTCTGGTAGCGGAAGTGCTGGCCGAGGCCGGATGCGCCGTGCCGCTGAAACGTCTGGGGATCCCGGATGGACAATACGCGATTGCCGCCGACAGAGCGTCAACGCGGGCACGTCATGAGATTGATGTCGCTGGGGTGGTGAAACACGCCCGGGAAATGCTGACGCGACAGATTTGCTGA
- a CDS encoding ABC transporter permease: MKTTQSVALTPQKGAAPSREKLLLLLLKMRTFIALFLIVGFFTMTVPGFLSAGSLVIMIKHIAINAFLALGITFVIITAGIDLSIGATLGLCGMIAGWMITKGIVLPMFGIAIFPSVWVIVPIVLLIGALIGAVNGWIITRYNVAPFICTLGTMYVLRGAAMLTSDGQTFPGLSGNPQLGNTGFDEIGAGTLLGIPWAIWMMIVLALAIAYIARRLPFGRHVYAIGDNERAAELSGVRVKQVKVLVYTLSGFCAAIAGIVVSAQLLASHPANGTAFEMNAIAAVVLGGTSLAGGRGTILGTLIGAFVIGFLADGLVMMGVSEFWQMVIKGIVIIVAVIIDQMQNRMQQKAAVVAQKAVMEGK, encoded by the coding sequence ATGAAAACGACACAGTCTGTCGCGCTGACGCCGCAAAAAGGGGCCGCGCCTTCCCGGGAAAAATTACTTCTGCTGCTGCTGAAGATGCGCACTTTCATTGCGCTGTTTCTGATTGTCGGCTTTTTCACAATGACCGTGCCAGGCTTTCTCTCTGCCGGAAGCCTGGTGATCATGATTAAGCATATCGCCATCAACGCGTTTCTGGCGCTGGGGATCACCTTCGTGATCATCACCGCCGGGATCGACCTGTCGATTGGCGCCACGCTGGGGCTGTGCGGGATGATCGCCGGGTGGATGATCACCAAAGGGATTGTGCTGCCGATGTTCGGCATCGCTATCTTCCCGAGCGTATGGGTGATTGTGCCCATCGTGCTGCTGATTGGCGCACTTATCGGGGCGGTTAACGGCTGGATCATCACCCGCTATAACGTCGCGCCCTTTATCTGCACCCTTGGCACCATGTACGTGCTGCGCGGGGCGGCGATGCTCACCTCCGACGGCCAGACCTTCCCGGGCCTGTCAGGCAACCCGCAGCTGGGGAATACCGGCTTCGATGAGATTGGCGCCGGCACGCTGCTCGGCATCCCGTGGGCCATCTGGATGATGATCGTCCTGGCGCTGGCGATCGCCTACATTGCCCGCCGCCTGCCGTTTGGCCGCCACGTCTACGCCATCGGCGATAACGAACGCGCGGCAGAACTCTCCGGAGTGCGGGTCAAGCAGGTGAAAGTGCTGGTCTATACCCTGTCGGGGTTCTGCGCCGCCATCGCCGGGATTGTGGTCTCCGCGCAGCTGCTGGCGAGCCACCCGGCCAACGGCACCGCGTTTGAGATGAACGCCATCGCGGCGGTGGTACTGGGCGGCACCTCGCTGGCCGGTGGCCGCGGCACCATTCTCGGCACCCTGATTGGCGCCTTCGTCATCGGCTTCCTCGCCGACGGCCTGGTGATGATGGGGGTCAGCGAGTTCTGGCAGATGGTGATCAAAGGGATCGTGATTATCGTGGCGGTGATCATCGACCAGATGCAAAACCGGATGCAGCAGAAAGCGGCGGTGGTGGCGCAAAAGGCGGTGATGGAAGGAAAGTAG
- a CDS encoding DUF2291 family protein: MRLKQWGAALTGAAALLLTACTVVDLDENGKPIMPADPNAKASFDNQTPQQIAQQTWQPRILDAAKNHALDASALSTQLKTPSDKAQSVFVRLSGKVERVEASSANEQKLVMTVNGQPLQIQTGPVMRGNAIRDAAGFRFDEFTNQVQYAQLSRALNREAVKHLPKVDDSWSGKNATVMFATTLTGGKANEAAALELTQEAP, encoded by the coding sequence ATGCGGTTAAAACAATGGGGCGCCGCGCTGACAGGCGCAGCCGCCCTGTTGCTGACGGCCTGCACCGTGGTGGATCTGGATGAGAACGGCAAGCCAATCATGCCTGCCGATCCCAACGCCAAAGCGAGCTTTGACAACCAGACCCCACAGCAGATCGCGCAACAAACCTGGCAGCCGCGGATCCTCGACGCCGCCAAAAATCATGCGCTGGACGCCAGCGCCCTCTCCACCCAGCTGAAAACGCCGTCTGACAAAGCGCAGAGTGTCTTCGTGCGCCTCAGCGGCAAAGTGGAGCGTGTGGAGGCCAGCAGCGCCAACGAGCAGAAACTGGTGATGACGGTGAACGGCCAGCCGCTTCAGATCCAGACCGGGCCGGTGATGCGCGGCAACGCCATCCGCGACGCGGCCGGCTTCCGCTTCGATGAATTTACCAATCAGGTGCAGTACGCCCAGCTCTCCCGGGCGTTAAACCGCGAGGCGGTGAAACATCTGCCAAAAGTCGATGACAGCTGGAGCGGCAAAAATGCCACCGTGATGTTCGCCACCACCCTGACGGGCGGCAAAGCGAATGAAGCGGCGGCGCTGGAACTGACACAGGAGGCGCCGTGA
- a CDS encoding sugar ABC transporter ATP-binding protein — MSDNPAEDIILSTRGISMLFPGTVALDKVDYRVWRGKVNVIIGENGAGKSTLMKILAGVQQPSLGEMWLNGKQVAFTNTRDAAAHGIGMVHQELNLFENLNVAENVFLGRELQKGVTPINEAEQESRTAALLKRLDQPISPRELVGNLKVGQQQLIEIAKALAEDADILILDEPTSALSKTEVEILFRVIRELTRQGVTIIYISHRLEELMAIGDVITILRDGKFQAEAKVQDIDVPWIVREMLGSDPVSNFLEPGRTFGAPVLEAEHITCVNAAGNTVVNDVSFQVNAGEIVGIYGLMGAGRTELFECMLGTERNYLGKLWLDSKPVPQRLTTAERIRMGMSLVPEDRKRTGIFPGSSVASNLTIASLWRRLQRGFTIAQKAEQEVVASTIGNLSIKVSTPEVEIQALSGGNQQKVVIGRSLLTNPKVLFLDEPTRGIDVGAKADVFRMMVQLSQQGIAVVFSTSDLKEIMAVSDRILVMSGGKLTADIVRDRADESALVTASAQGF, encoded by the coding sequence ATGAGCGATAACCCGGCAGAGGACATTATCCTCAGCACCCGCGGCATCTCGATGCTGTTTCCCGGCACCGTGGCGCTGGATAAGGTCGATTACCGCGTCTGGCGCGGCAAAGTGAACGTCATTATCGGCGAGAACGGCGCCGGAAAATCGACGCTGATGAAGATCCTTGCCGGGGTGCAACAGCCCAGCCTCGGCGAGATGTGGCTCAACGGCAAGCAGGTGGCGTTCACTAACACCCGGGATGCCGCTGCCCACGGGATCGGCATGGTGCACCAGGAGCTGAACCTGTTTGAAAACCTCAACGTGGCGGAGAACGTCTTTCTCGGTCGCGAGCTGCAAAAAGGGGTGACGCCGATTAACGAGGCGGAGCAGGAGTCCCGCACCGCGGCGCTGCTGAAACGCCTCGATCAGCCCATCTCCCCGCGGGAGCTGGTGGGCAACCTGAAGGTCGGGCAGCAGCAGCTGATCGAGATAGCCAAGGCGCTGGCCGAGGATGCCGACATCCTGATCCTCGACGAGCCCACCTCGGCGCTGAGTAAAACCGAGGTGGAGATCCTGTTTAGGGTGATCCGCGAGCTGACCCGCCAGGGCGTCACCATCATCTATATCTCCCACCGGCTGGAAGAGCTGATGGCGATAGGCGATGTGATCACCATTCTGCGCGACGGCAAATTCCAGGCCGAGGCGAAGGTGCAGGATATCGACGTGCCCTGGATCGTGCGCGAAATGCTCGGCAGCGATCCGGTAAGCAACTTCCTTGAGCCGGGCCGTACCTTCGGCGCGCCGGTGCTGGAGGCGGAACACATCACCTGCGTCAATGCCGCCGGAAATACGGTGGTCAACGACGTCAGCTTCCAGGTGAACGCCGGGGAGATCGTCGGCATCTACGGCCTGATGGGTGCCGGGCGTACCGAGCTGTTCGAGTGCATGCTCGGCACCGAGCGCAACTATCTGGGCAAACTGTGGCTCGACAGTAAACCGGTGCCGCAGCGGCTCACCACCGCCGAGCGCATCCGCATGGGGATGAGCCTGGTGCCGGAAGACCGCAAACGCACCGGGATCTTCCCCGGCTCGTCGGTGGCCAGCAACCTGACCATCGCCAGCCTGTGGCGCCGTCTGCAGCGCGGTTTCACCATCGCGCAGAAAGCGGAGCAGGAGGTGGTGGCCAGCACCATCGGCAATCTGTCGATCAAGGTCTCCACCCCGGAAGTCGAGATCCAGGCGCTCAGCGGCGGCAATCAGCAAAAAGTGGTGATTGGCCGCTCGCTGCTGACCAATCCGAAGGTGCTGTTCCTTGATGAGCCGACGCGCGGCATCGACGTGGGTGCCAAAGCGGACGTGTTTCGCATGATGGTGCAGCTGTCGCAGCAGGGCATCGCGGTGGTGTTCTCCACCTCGGATTTGAAAGAGATTATGGCGGTATCGGACCGCATTCTGGTGATGTCCGGCGGCAAACTGACCGCCGATATTGTTCGCGATCGGGCCGACGAATCGGCGCTGGTCACCGCAAGTGCTCAGGGGTTCTAA
- a CDS encoding D-ribose ABC transporter substrate-binding protein produces MNTTFVKSALLASMIAASGSLFAADNGLIAIITPSHDNPFFKAEADGAAAKAKELGYTTLVASHDDDVNKQNQLIETAIARKAKAIILDNAGADATVGPLEKAKAAGVPAFLIDREINKTGVAVAQIVSNNYQGAQLGAEKFAKLLDGKGKYVELLGRPSDTNAHVRSQGYHDVLDDYPDMKMVAQQTANWSQTEAFTRMEAILQTNPDIVGVISGNDTMALGAEAALKAAGKNNVIVVGFDGSDYTRDSILKKGNIKATVLQPGWEQAQMAVEQADYYLKNGKAQKDEKQLMDCVLIDESNASKLNVFNLSK; encoded by the coding sequence ATGAACACGACCTTTGTAAAATCCGCTTTACTGGCCTCAATGATCGCCGCTTCCGGCTCCCTGTTTGCCGCCGATAACGGACTCATTGCGATTATTACCCCCTCACACGACAACCCGTTCTTCAAGGCTGAAGCCGACGGCGCGGCGGCGAAAGCGAAAGAGCTGGGTTACACCACCCTTGTCGCCTCGCATGACGATGACGTGAACAAACAAAACCAGCTGATTGAGACCGCTATCGCCCGTAAAGCGAAAGCGATCATTCTGGATAACGCCGGGGCAGATGCCACCGTCGGTCCGCTGGAGAAGGCCAAAGCGGCAGGCGTCCCTGCTTTCCTGATCGATCGTGAAATCAACAAAACCGGCGTGGCGGTGGCGCAGATTGTCTCGAACAACTATCAGGGGGCGCAGCTGGGTGCGGAGAAATTCGCCAAACTGCTGGACGGCAAAGGCAAATACGTTGAGCTGCTGGGCCGTCCGTCGGACACCAACGCCCACGTGCGCTCCCAGGGCTACCACGACGTGCTGGATGACTATCCGGACATGAAGATGGTGGCGCAGCAGACCGCCAACTGGAGCCAGACCGAAGCCTTCACCCGTATGGAAGCCATCCTGCAAACCAACCCGGATATCGTCGGCGTGATCTCCGGAAACGACACCATGGCGCTGGGTGCCGAAGCGGCGCTGAAGGCCGCCGGGAAAAACAACGTGATTGTGGTCGGCTTTGACGGCAGCGACTACACCCGCGACTCGATCCTGAAGAAGGGCAATATCAAAGCTACCGTTCTTCAGCCGGGCTGGGAGCAGGCGCAGATGGCCGTTGAGCAGGCGGATTACTACCTGAAAAACGGCAAAGCGCAAAAAGACGAGAAACAGCTGATGGACTGCGTGCTGATCGATGAGTCCAACGCCAGCAAGCTGAATGTGTTCAACCTCAGCAAATAA
- the entD gene encoding enterobactin synthase subunit EntD has protein sequence MQTTYSTFLLAGQTVHCITFDPTTFTDADLLWLPHHQLLSEAGRKRKADHLAGRIAAFHALKRQAIPGIGSSGEPLWPAGVSGSISHSGTQAVAICQEKGVVGIDCEAIINEREAREIQDGVIDAREAQLLAGSGLPFDLAFTLTFSAKESLFKALFPQVQAWMGFDSARATALTANTLTLSLSRPFPPFAQNQAFTLHWSQINTQVITLICDA, from the coding sequence ATGCAGACTACCTACTCCACGTTTCTTCTGGCCGGGCAAACCGTTCATTGTATTACCTTCGATCCCACGACTTTTACCGATGCCGATCTCCTGTGGCTCCCGCATCATCAGCTACTGTCCGAAGCCGGGCGCAAGCGCAAAGCCGATCACCTGGCCGGGCGCATCGCCGCCTTTCATGCCCTGAAGCGGCAGGCCATCCCCGGTATCGGCAGCAGCGGCGAACCGCTGTGGCCTGCGGGCGTGAGCGGCAGCATATCCCATAGCGGTACTCAGGCAGTTGCGATATGCCAGGAAAAGGGTGTTGTTGGTATCGATTGTGAAGCCATCATTAACGAACGTGAGGCCCGTGAAATCCAGGACGGCGTAATCGATGCCCGGGAAGCACAACTCCTGGCCGGGAGCGGCCTTCCTTTCGATCTGGCCTTCACCCTCACCTTCAGCGCCAAAGAGAGCCTGTTCAAAGCCCTGTTTCCGCAGGTGCAGGCGTGGATGGGCTTCGACAGTGCGCGCGCCACGGCATTGACGGCCAACACCCTGACCTTATCCCTCTCCCGCCCTTTTCCGCCCTTTGCACAAAATCAGGCATTTACCCTGCACTGGAGCCAGATTAATACCCAGGTCATCACCCTGATCTGCGATGCATAA
- a CDS encoding Hcp family type VI secretion system effector has product MSLPAYMYLYDENGQLIKGSCIALDREGAIEIMNSSYGVYQNTCRNTGKLMGSREHNAFTLHKEIDKTSPYFAVAVCQSKRLQKAVIHYYDINEAGIEYEIYRITLTSIVIMSVNASHAYIPGSRTPGMMENIAISYSGIEWFYIEGNIKYDDDWSRPVGYNQQKK; this is encoded by the coding sequence ATGTCATTACCAGCTTATATGTATCTCTATGATGAAAATGGACAGCTGATCAAAGGCAGTTGTATAGCGCTGGACCGTGAGGGTGCAATTGAAATTATGAACAGCAGTTACGGTGTGTACCAGAACACATGCCGCAACACGGGTAAACTTATGGGCTCGCGCGAACACAACGCTTTTACCCTGCACAAAGAGATTGATAAAACCTCGCCATATTTTGCGGTTGCAGTCTGCCAAAGTAAGCGGCTGCAAAAGGCAGTGATACATTATTACGACATCAACGAGGCTGGCATTGAATACGAGATTTACAGAATTACGCTTACCAGCATTGTGATCATGTCAGTTAATGCTTCTCATGCTTATATCCCGGGCTCTCGCACGCCAGGAATGATGGAGAATATCGCAATTTCCTATTCAGGAATTGAGTGGTTTTATATCGAAGGGAATATCAAGTATGACGATGACTGGAGCCGCCCAGTGGGTTACAACCAGCAGAAAAAGTAG
- a CDS encoding putative T6SS immunity periplasmic lipoprotein, giving the protein MKRYLSLILLSVTLVGCGKGDRAAPWRSIIVDKGHVCFSVDKTDVLSRYNISSMQGGEYKEFATNEHVSFSWPDSCLNLMLRPGYTYGVSYTLNGSNYRYVFFIDNDWNVSSNQ; this is encoded by the coding sequence TTGAAACGCTACTTATCCTTGATTCTGTTATCTGTAACCCTTGTCGGATGTGGTAAAGGTGATCGTGCAGCCCCCTGGCGCTCAATCATCGTTGATAAGGGGCATGTTTGCTTTTCGGTGGATAAAACCGACGTCCTGAGTCGCTATAACATTTCTTCAATGCAGGGCGGAGAATACAAAGAATTTGCCACTAATGAGCACGTTTCTTTCTCCTGGCCAGACTCCTGTTTAAATCTGATGCTTAGGCCGGGTTATACCTATGGCGTGTCGTACACGCTGAATGGTTCAAATTATCGCTACGTGTTCTTTATCGACAATGACTGGAACGTCTCAAGTAATCAATAA